The sequence ATCATGGAAATTAAGGTTATCCCGTATTTTTCACAATAAGGTTGCAACTCGGCTTTTTCATCAAACGGAACATCGGGAACGATAATTGCTTCAACACCGACTTCTTGACAGTTTTTCATGAACCGTTCAGTCCCATAAGTAAAAATTGGGTTAATGTAAGTCATAAAAGCGAGTGGAACATCAGAAGTTTTGCGAATCCGACTGACCATGTCAAATATTTTATCAGTCGTCACCCCGACGGAAAGGGCGCGAATGTCTGCTTCCTGAATAACAGGACCTTCTGCTATCGGATCAGAAAAAGGGATTCCAAGCTCAATTAAATCCGCTCCCGCTTTAGCCATTTCAACGACTAGCTGTTCAGTTACTTCAAGTGATGGATCTCCTGCAGTAATAAACGGAATAAACGCCTTTCCATCGGCAAAAATTCTTTCAATTTTATTCATCGATTTGTACCCCCCTGTAACGTGCGATTGCCGCTACGTCTTTATCGCCTCGACCTGAAAGACAGATCACCAAGATTTCATCTTGACTCATTGTTGGTGCCAACTTCCGCGCATAGGCTACAGCATGTGCACTTTCAATCGCCGGAATGATTCCTTCTACACGTGAAAGATACTCAAATGCGTCAACCGCTTCAGCGTCCGTAACTGGAACGTATTCAGCACGCCCTGTGTCATGGAGGTTCGCATGTTCAGGACCGACACCAGGATAATCCAAGCCCGCTGAAATCGAATAGACCGGAGCAATCTGCCCGTATTCATCTTGGCAAAAATAAGATTTCATACCGTGGAAAATACCTACTGAGCCTGTTGCCATTGTAGCCGCGGTTTTATCTGTTTCCACTCCATGACCTGCAGCCTCACAGCCTATTAAACGAACCTCTGCATTTTCAATAAAATCATAAAACATCCCCATCGCATTGCTTCCGCCACCAACACATGCTAGAACTGCATCAGGAAGTCTGCCTTCTAATTCCATCACCTGCTGTTTTGTTTCACGACCAATTACACTTTGAAAGTCACGGACAATCGTTGGGAATGGATGTGGTCCCATCACTGAACCGAGGACATAATGAGTATCATGAACCCGGCTGCTCCATTCACGCATTGTTTCATTTACCGCATCTTTCAATGTTTGCGTTCCACTTGTCACCGCATGTACTTTGGCGCCTAGCAATTCCATTCGATACACATTAAGAGCCTGTCTTTCTGTATCTTCTTTGCCCATGAAAACTTCACATTCCATCCCAAGAAGGGCTGCTGCAGTTGCTGTGGCAACCCCATGCTGTCCCGCACCTGTTTCGGCAATCACGCGTGTTTTTCCCATCCGCTTTGCCAGCAGGACTTGACCTAGTACATTATTAATCTTGTGT is a genomic window of Niallia sp. XMNu-256 containing:
- the trpA gene encoding tryptophan synthase subunit alpha, with product MNKIERIFADGKAFIPFITAGDPSLEVTEQLVVEMAKAGADLIELGIPFSDPIAEGPVIQEADIRALSVGVTTDKIFDMVSRIRKTSDVPLAFMTYINPIFTYGTERFMKNCQEVGVEAIIVPDVPFDEKAELQPYCEKYGITLISMIAPTSQDRIQTIAREAEGFIYCVSSMGVTGVRSEISSDVANMIKLVKEVKDIPCAIGFGISNPEQAAQMAEISDGVIVGSAIVKIIGQYGEKCVPHVVEFVKEMKAATRKVNQA
- the trpB gene encoding tryptophan synthase subunit beta, translating into MAKGRFGIHGGQYIPETLMNAIIELEEAYTHYKNDPEFIAELSDLFNNYAGRPSRLYYADKMTKDLGGAKIYLKREDLNHTGSHKINNVLGQVLLAKRMGKTRVIAETGAGQHGVATATAAALLGMECEVFMGKEDTERQALNVYRMELLGAKVHAVTSGTQTLKDAVNETMREWSSRVHDTHYVLGSVMGPHPFPTIVRDFQSVIGRETKQQVMELEGRLPDAVLACVGGGSNAMGMFYDFIENAEVRLIGCEAAGHGVETDKTAATMATGSVGIFHGMKSYFCQDEYGQIAPVYSISAGLDYPGVGPEHANLHDTGRAEYVPVTDAEAVDAFEYLSRVEGIIPAIESAHAVAYARKLAPTMSQDEILVICLSGRGDKDVAAIARYRGVQIDE